CGTCGCTCGACGACGTGCAGGCGGCCGGGCTCGTCATCGCCTACCAGACGGCGTGGTTCGGCCTGCATCGGCGGGCCGCCCTGCAGCCGGGCGAGACGCTGCTCGTGCACGCCGCCGCCGGTGGCGTCGGCACCGCGGCGGTGCAGCTCGGCGTCGCGGCCGGCGCCCGAGTGATCGCCGTCGTCGGATCCGCCGCCAAGGCGGAGACCGCCCGCGCGGCGGGCGCCGAGACGGTCATCGTGCGCGCCGAGACCGAGGACTTCGCCTCCGTCGTCAACGAGCTCACGAAGGGGCGCGGTGCCGACGTCGTGTTCGACCCGGTGGGCGGCGACGCCTTCACGCGCACGACGAAGTGCATCGCGTTCGAGGGCCGGATCGTCGTGGTCGGCTTCGCGAGCGGCGAGATCCCGCCCGTTCGCGCGAACCACGCGCTCGTGAAGAACTACTCGGTGCTCGGGCTGCACTGGGCGCTCTACCAGCAGATCCGGCCCGAACTCGTGCGCGAGGCGCATGCCGAGCTCTTGCGGCTCGCGGATGCCGGGGCGATCGCCCCGGTCGCGGGCGGCGTCGTCGACTTCGCGGAGGCACCGGCGGCGATCCAGGAGCTCGCGGGCGGGGCCACCGTCGGGCGGCTCGTCGTGCGTGTGGCGGGTGACGCGTGATCGCGGCATCCGGACCCGTCGGTTCCGGCCCCGTCGGCCCTGGACTCGGACTCGACCTCGGCGGCCGCGTCACGCTCGTCACCGGTGGCGCGCGCGGACT
This genomic interval from Agromyces sp. Leaf222 contains the following:
- a CDS encoding NADPH:quinone oxidoreductase family protein translates to MSERMPRAGAATEAAGSGSGALPETMRAWRVVRHGEPTDVLELHDVPVPQPGTGELLLRTGAVAVNFPDVLLCRGEYQVRPELPFVPGIELVGEVVAVGDGVAASAATAGLRPFEPGDRVVASHIGVLSEYAIVKADAAHLAPASLDDVQAAGLVIAYQTAWFGLHRRAALQPGETLLVHAAAGGVGTAAVQLGVAAGARVIAVVGSAAKAETARAAGAETVIVRAETEDFASVVNELTKGRGADVVFDPVGGDAFTRTTKCIAFEGRIVVVGFASGEIPPVRANHALVKNYSVLGLHWALYQQIRPELVREAHAELLRLADAGAIAPVAGGVVDFAEAPAAIQELAGGATVGRLVVRVAGDA